The following proteins are encoded in a genomic region of Corylus avellana chromosome ca4, CavTom2PMs-1.0:
- the LOC132177855 gene encoding probable LRR receptor-like serine/threonine-protein kinase At1g67720 isoform X1, giving the protein MGSFSHFLVVFFLFISSSVVCQVEEFISLDCGGTSNYSDRSTGLAWSSDNGIMSHGKSVEVENPSGNIVQYQRRREFPIDNKKYCYTLITQERRRYIVRATFQYGSLKDEETYPQFQIYLDATKWSTVSILDASRVYVKEMIIRAPSDSINVCICCATTGSPFISTLELRPLNLSMYATDFEDNFFLKVAARLNFGAPSKDPIRYPDDPYDRIWESDLVKRQNYLVGVASGTERMYTQKNVDIKTREYPPVKVMQTAVVGTRGELSYRLNLEDFPANARAYAYFAEIEDLGVNETRKFKLEQPYIPDYSNAVVNIAENANGSYTLYEPSYMNVTLDFVLSFSFVKTRDSTRGPLLNAMEISKYLKIASKTAGQDLIVVNTLRLMSAESIWTNEGDPCVPTQWEWVACNFTTPPRITKIELSRKNVTGEIPSRLNDMEALTELWLDSNSLTGPLPDISNLISLKILHLENNKLTGPLPSYLGSLPSLQELYIQNNSFTGEIPPGLFNGKVIFHYGDNPKLRKAAPNKKHFKLILGMSIGVLGILSILFIGSLLLMRNLRRKTSQTKKDEKGESKRSSNKTSTAYSIARGGHLMDEGIAYYITLSELEEATQNFSKKIGKGSFGSVYYGKMKDGKEVAVKIMADLCSHGDQQFVTEVALLSRIHHRNLVPLIGYCEEEHQRILVYEYMHNGTLRDHIYDSANQKCIDWLARLRIAEDAAKGLEYLHTGCNPSIIHRDVKTSNILLDINMRAKVSDFGLSRQAEEDLTHISSVARGTVGYLDPEYYANQQLTEKSDVYSFGVVLLELISGKKPISAEDYGPEMNIVHWARSLIRKGDVISVIDPFLVGNVKTESIWRIAEVAIQCVEQHGASRPRMQEIILAIQDATKIEKGIEGDQKLSCGSSKAQSSRKTLLASFLEIESPDLSKEGLVPSAR; this is encoded by the exons ATGGGTTCATTTTCTCATTTCctggttgtgttttttttgtttatatcatcATCTGTTGTGTGCCAAGTTGAAG AATTCATCAGTTTAGACTGTGGAGGCACAAGTAACTACAGTGACCGCAGTACTGGACTGGCATGGAGTTCAGACAATGGAATCATGAGCCACGGCAAATCCGTGGAAGTAGAAAACCCAAGTGGGAACATAGTGCAGTATCAAAGGCGGCGAGAATTTCCCATAGACAACAAGAAGTACTGCTATACTTTAATCACCCAAGAAAGAAGAAGGTATATAGTTCGTGCAACATTTCAGTACGGCAGCTTGAAAGATGAAGAAACATATCCTCAGTTTCAGATATACTTGGATGCAACTAAATGGTCAACTGTGTCAATATTGGATGCTTCCAGAGTATATGTGAAGGAAATGATCATCAGGGCACCCTCGGATTCCATCAATGTCTGCATATGCTGTGCAACAACTGGTTCTCCTTTCATCTCCACTCTTGAGCTGCGGCCCTTAAATCTTTCAATGTATGCCACGGATTTCGAGGATAATTTCTTCTTGAAAGTAGCAGCTAGATTGAACTTTGGTGCCCCAAGCAAGGATCCCATAAG gTACCCAGATGATCCCTATGACAGAATCTGGGAGTCAGATCTTGTGAAAAGGCAAAACTATCTGGTTGGGGTGGCCTCTGGCACAGAAAGAATGTATACACAGAAGAATGTAGACATAAAAACGAGAGAGTACCCACCTGTGAAAGTAATGCAAACAGCGGTTGTTGGCACCAGAGGGGAGCTCAGCTACAGattaaatctagaagatttccCTGCAAATGCTCGAGCTTATGCATACTTTGCTGAAATTGAAGACTTGGGTGTCAATGAGACTCGGAAATTCAAATTAGAGCAGCCTTACATACCTGACTACAGCAATGCAGTGGTAAATATCGCTGAGAATGCCAATGGGAGCTACACTCTTTATGAACCGAGCTACATGAATGTGACTCTGGACTTTGTTCTGTCATTCTCCTTTGTCAAGACCCGGGATTCTACTCGAGGGCCACTGCTTAATGCGATGGAAATAAGTAAATATTTAAAGATTGCTTCCAAGACTGCCGGGCAAGACT TGATTGTTGTCAATACCCTTCGCCTCATGTCTGCTGAAAGCATTTGGACAAATGAAGGTGATCCTTGTGTCCCAACGCAGTGGGAATGGGTAGCCTGCAACTTTACCACACCACCGAGAATTACAAAAAT TGAGTTGTCAAGAAAGAATGTGACGGGTGAAATCCCATCCAGGCTCAACGACATGGAGGCATTAACAGAGTT GTGGTTGGACAGTAATTCCCTCACAGGGCCACTCCCTGACATAAGTAATCTTATCAGTTTAAAGATTCT GCATTTAGAGAACAACAAACTGACTGGTCCATTACCTTCTTACCTCGGCAGTTTGCCAAGCTTACAAGAACT GTACATACAGAACAACTCTTTTACCGGCGAAATACCTCCAGGATTGTTTAATGGGAAAGTCATTTTTCA CTATGGAGATAATCCCAAACTACGTAAAGCGGCACCGAACAAGAAGCATTTTAAGTTGATACTTGGAATGTCAATTGGAGTACTTGGGATTCTATCAATTCTATTCATAGGAAGTTTATTATTGATGCGTAATCTTCGAAGAAAGACGAGTCAAACGAAAAAGGATGAAAAAG GTGAGTCTAAGCGTAGCAGCAACAAAACTTCAACTGCCTATTCAATTGCCCGTGGTGGGCATTTAATGGATGAAGGCATAGCTTACTATATTACACTCTCTGAACTAGAAGAAGCTACCCaaaatttttcaaagaaaattggCAAAGGAAGCTTTGGATCTGTCTATTATGGGAAAATGAAAGACGGAAAAGAGGTGGCAGTTAAGATCATGGCAGATTTGTGTAGCCATGGAGACCAGCAATTTGTGACTGAG GTAGCCCTCTTGTCAAGAATTCACCATAGAAATTTGGTTCCTTTAATTGGATACTGTGAAGAAGAACATCAACGTATTTTGGTTTATGAGTATATGCACAACGGAACCTTGCGGGATCACATATATG ATTCTGCCAACCAGAAGTGCATAGACTGGCTAGCTCGTCTTCGTATAGCAGAAGATGCGGCTAAAG GTCTTGAGTACTTACACACTGGATGCAACCCAAGTATCATTCACCGAGATGTAAAAACAAGCAATATTCTCCTAGACATCAACATGAGAGCAAAAGTGTCAGATTTTGGACTTTCAAGGCAAGCTGAAGAAGATTTAACCCATATATCAAGTGTGGCACGAGGGACAGTAGGCTACTTGGATCCTGA GTACTATGCAAATCAGCAATTAACCGAAAAGAGTGATGTTTACAGTTTTGGGGTTGTTCTTCTGGAATTGATCTCTGGGAAAAAGCCTATATCTGCAGAAGATTATGGTCCTGAAATGAACATTGTTCACTGG gCAAGGTCCTTAATTCGTAAAGGAGATGTTATCAGCGTCATAGACCCTTTCCTAGTAGGAAATGTGAAGACCGAGTCCATTTGGAGGATTGCTGAAGTTGCTATCCAATGTGTTGAACAACATGGGGCTTCCAGGCCAAGGATGCAGGAAATAATTTTGGCCATACAAGATGCTACCAAGATTGAGAAGGGAATTGAAGGCGACCAAAAATTGTCATGCGGTAGCTCCAAGGCACAATCTTCAAGGAAAACTTTGCTGGCAAGCTTTCTTGAAATTGAGAGCCCTGACTTATCAAAGGAGGGCCTGGTTCCATCTGCTAGATAA
- the LOC132177855 gene encoding probable LRR receptor-like serine/threonine-protein kinase At1g67720 isoform X2, translating to MNNIIERKLALITKVKEFISLDCGGTSNYSDRSTGLAWSSDNGIMSHGKSVEVENPSGNIVQYQRRREFPIDNKKYCYTLITQERRRYIVRATFQYGSLKDEETYPQFQIYLDATKWSTVSILDASRVYVKEMIIRAPSDSINVCICCATTGSPFISTLELRPLNLSMYATDFEDNFFLKVAARLNFGAPSKDPIRYPDDPYDRIWESDLVKRQNYLVGVASGTERMYTQKNVDIKTREYPPVKVMQTAVVGTRGELSYRLNLEDFPANARAYAYFAEIEDLGVNETRKFKLEQPYIPDYSNAVVNIAENANGSYTLYEPSYMNVTLDFVLSFSFVKTRDSTRGPLLNAMEISKYLKIASKTAGQDLIVVNTLRLMSAESIWTNEGDPCVPTQWEWVACNFTTPPRITKIELSRKNVTGEIPSRLNDMEALTELWLDSNSLTGPLPDISNLISLKILHLENNKLTGPLPSYLGSLPSLQELYIQNNSFTGEIPPGLFNGKVIFHYGDNPKLRKAAPNKKHFKLILGMSIGVLGILSILFIGSLLLMRNLRRKTSQTKKDEKGESKRSSNKTSTAYSIARGGHLMDEGIAYYITLSELEEATQNFSKKIGKGSFGSVYYGKMKDGKEVAVKIMADLCSHGDQQFVTEVALLSRIHHRNLVPLIGYCEEEHQRILVYEYMHNGTLRDHIYDSANQKCIDWLARLRIAEDAAKGLEYLHTGCNPSIIHRDVKTSNILLDINMRAKVSDFGLSRQAEEDLTHISSVARGTVGYLDPEYYANQQLTEKSDVYSFGVVLLELISGKKPISAEDYGPEMNIVHWARSLIRKGDVISVIDPFLVGNVKTESIWRIAEVAIQCVEQHGASRPRMQEIILAIQDATKIEKGIEGDQKLSCGSSKAQSSRKTLLASFLEIESPDLSKEGLVPSAR from the exons ATGAACAATATTATTGAGAGGAAGCTCGCTCTAATCACAAAAGTAAAAG AATTCATCAGTTTAGACTGTGGAGGCACAAGTAACTACAGTGACCGCAGTACTGGACTGGCATGGAGTTCAGACAATGGAATCATGAGCCACGGCAAATCCGTGGAAGTAGAAAACCCAAGTGGGAACATAGTGCAGTATCAAAGGCGGCGAGAATTTCCCATAGACAACAAGAAGTACTGCTATACTTTAATCACCCAAGAAAGAAGAAGGTATATAGTTCGTGCAACATTTCAGTACGGCAGCTTGAAAGATGAAGAAACATATCCTCAGTTTCAGATATACTTGGATGCAACTAAATGGTCAACTGTGTCAATATTGGATGCTTCCAGAGTATATGTGAAGGAAATGATCATCAGGGCACCCTCGGATTCCATCAATGTCTGCATATGCTGTGCAACAACTGGTTCTCCTTTCATCTCCACTCTTGAGCTGCGGCCCTTAAATCTTTCAATGTATGCCACGGATTTCGAGGATAATTTCTTCTTGAAAGTAGCAGCTAGATTGAACTTTGGTGCCCCAAGCAAGGATCCCATAAG gTACCCAGATGATCCCTATGACAGAATCTGGGAGTCAGATCTTGTGAAAAGGCAAAACTATCTGGTTGGGGTGGCCTCTGGCACAGAAAGAATGTATACACAGAAGAATGTAGACATAAAAACGAGAGAGTACCCACCTGTGAAAGTAATGCAAACAGCGGTTGTTGGCACCAGAGGGGAGCTCAGCTACAGattaaatctagaagatttccCTGCAAATGCTCGAGCTTATGCATACTTTGCTGAAATTGAAGACTTGGGTGTCAATGAGACTCGGAAATTCAAATTAGAGCAGCCTTACATACCTGACTACAGCAATGCAGTGGTAAATATCGCTGAGAATGCCAATGGGAGCTACACTCTTTATGAACCGAGCTACATGAATGTGACTCTGGACTTTGTTCTGTCATTCTCCTTTGTCAAGACCCGGGATTCTACTCGAGGGCCACTGCTTAATGCGATGGAAATAAGTAAATATTTAAAGATTGCTTCCAAGACTGCCGGGCAAGACT TGATTGTTGTCAATACCCTTCGCCTCATGTCTGCTGAAAGCATTTGGACAAATGAAGGTGATCCTTGTGTCCCAACGCAGTGGGAATGGGTAGCCTGCAACTTTACCACACCACCGAGAATTACAAAAAT TGAGTTGTCAAGAAAGAATGTGACGGGTGAAATCCCATCCAGGCTCAACGACATGGAGGCATTAACAGAGTT GTGGTTGGACAGTAATTCCCTCACAGGGCCACTCCCTGACATAAGTAATCTTATCAGTTTAAAGATTCT GCATTTAGAGAACAACAAACTGACTGGTCCATTACCTTCTTACCTCGGCAGTTTGCCAAGCTTACAAGAACT GTACATACAGAACAACTCTTTTACCGGCGAAATACCTCCAGGATTGTTTAATGGGAAAGTCATTTTTCA CTATGGAGATAATCCCAAACTACGTAAAGCGGCACCGAACAAGAAGCATTTTAAGTTGATACTTGGAATGTCAATTGGAGTACTTGGGATTCTATCAATTCTATTCATAGGAAGTTTATTATTGATGCGTAATCTTCGAAGAAAGACGAGTCAAACGAAAAAGGATGAAAAAG GTGAGTCTAAGCGTAGCAGCAACAAAACTTCAACTGCCTATTCAATTGCCCGTGGTGGGCATTTAATGGATGAAGGCATAGCTTACTATATTACACTCTCTGAACTAGAAGAAGCTACCCaaaatttttcaaagaaaattggCAAAGGAAGCTTTGGATCTGTCTATTATGGGAAAATGAAAGACGGAAAAGAGGTGGCAGTTAAGATCATGGCAGATTTGTGTAGCCATGGAGACCAGCAATTTGTGACTGAG GTAGCCCTCTTGTCAAGAATTCACCATAGAAATTTGGTTCCTTTAATTGGATACTGTGAAGAAGAACATCAACGTATTTTGGTTTATGAGTATATGCACAACGGAACCTTGCGGGATCACATATATG ATTCTGCCAACCAGAAGTGCATAGACTGGCTAGCTCGTCTTCGTATAGCAGAAGATGCGGCTAAAG GTCTTGAGTACTTACACACTGGATGCAACCCAAGTATCATTCACCGAGATGTAAAAACAAGCAATATTCTCCTAGACATCAACATGAGAGCAAAAGTGTCAGATTTTGGACTTTCAAGGCAAGCTGAAGAAGATTTAACCCATATATCAAGTGTGGCACGAGGGACAGTAGGCTACTTGGATCCTGA GTACTATGCAAATCAGCAATTAACCGAAAAGAGTGATGTTTACAGTTTTGGGGTTGTTCTTCTGGAATTGATCTCTGGGAAAAAGCCTATATCTGCAGAAGATTATGGTCCTGAAATGAACATTGTTCACTGG gCAAGGTCCTTAATTCGTAAAGGAGATGTTATCAGCGTCATAGACCCTTTCCTAGTAGGAAATGTGAAGACCGAGTCCATTTGGAGGATTGCTGAAGTTGCTATCCAATGTGTTGAACAACATGGGGCTTCCAGGCCAAGGATGCAGGAAATAATTTTGGCCATACAAGATGCTACCAAGATTGAGAAGGGAATTGAAGGCGACCAAAAATTGTCATGCGGTAGCTCCAAGGCACAATCTTCAAGGAAAACTTTGCTGGCAAGCTTTCTTGAAATTGAGAGCCCTGACTTATCAAAGGAGGGCCTGGTTCCATCTGCTAGATAA
- the LOC132178806 gene encoding E3 ubiquitin-protein ligase AIRP2-like, with product MWQTQPNKSCFRESIKALEADIQHANTLAAALPIDYCGDSIQMRLSYSPFAPFLLYLIEWMDYSCTDTLPSYLGLLHVLIYKVYVDGMPTMSSKERKASLREFYAVIYPSLRQLEGEFIELEDSTLGSQSTEILARKRAEGRRKLSDNDLERDEECGICMENCTRMVLPSCGHALCNSCFHDWNVRSQSCPFCRGSLKRVSSRDLWDLISNCDVIDTIALAKENLRRFYLYIENLPLVMPDTHVVIYDYML from the exons ATGTGGCAAACACAGCCCAACAAATCCTGTTTCAGAGAATCCATCAAAGCTCTTGAAGCTGATATACAGCATGCCAACACCCT GGCAGCTGCTCTCCCAATAGATTATTGTGGGGATAGTATTCAGATGAGATTGTCTTACAGCCCCTTCGCCccctttcttctttatttgattGAGTGGATGGATTATAGTTGTACAGATACCCTCCCCAGTTATTTAGGCCTTCTCCACGTACTTATATACAAG GTATATGTTGATGGGATGCCAACAATGTCctcaaaagaaaggaaagctAGTCTACGGGAATTTTATG CCGTAATTTACCCTTCTCTTAGACAACTTGAAGGCGAGTTCATTGAATTGGAAGATAGTACATTGGGAAGCCAATCCACAGAAATCTTAGCCAGAAAGAGAGCGGAAGGGAGGAGGAAGCTTTCTGATAATGATCTAGAGAGAGATGAAGAATGTGGGATATGCATGGAGAATTGCACAAGGATGGTATTGCCCAGCTGTGGGCATGCTCTGTGCAACAGTTGCTTCCACGACTG GAATGTGCGGTCTCAGTCCTGCCCTTTTTGTCGCGGCAGCCTAAAGAGAGTTAGCTCTAGAGATTTATGGGATCTCATTAGCAACTGTGATGTGATTGATACAATTGCTCTTGCAAAGGAGAATTTGAGACGTTTCTACCTTTATATTGAAAATCTGCCACTCGTTATGCCTGACACACATGTGGTTATATATGATTACATGCTTTGA
- the LOC132177696 gene encoding E3 ubiquitin-protein ligase AIRP2-like isoform X1, protein MEMMYYQLAGSSYQDSLEVLEADIQHANALAAAIPRAKGGARLQMKLVYNHLAPLFLFLLQWMDCSCTCLLPRYLSFFHILVYKVYTDGRPNISTHGRKATIKDFYAVILPSLQRLHGSLEESKAAKEWNQGMESSGRNRLEGDRRLVNVDLEREDECGICLEPCTKMVLPNCCHAMCIKCYRNWNTKSESCPFCRGSLKRVNSEDLWVLTCNDDVVDAETVSKEDLLHFYLYVNSLPKDYPDTLFLVYYEYLI, encoded by the exons ATGGAGATGATGTATTACCAGCTTGCAGGCTCGTCTTACCAGGACTCACTGGAAGTCTTGGAGGCTGATATACAGCATGCTAATGCTCT GGCTGCTGCAATCCCAAGAGCCAAGGGTGGTGCGCGTCTTCAAATGAAATTGGTGTACAATCACTTGGCACCCCTCTTTCTGTTTTTGCTACAATGGATGGATTGTTCTTGCACATGTCTGCTCCCCAGATATCTAAGCTTCTTCCACATACTAGTATACAAG GTATATACAGATGGCAGACCAAATATATCCACGCACGGGAGGAAGGCAACAATTAAGGACTTTTATG CTGTTATATTACCATCTCTTCAACGACTCCATGGCAGCTTGGAAGAGTCAAAAGCTGCTAAAGAATGGAATCAAGGCATGGAAAGTTCTGGCAGGAATAGGCTGGAAGGAGATAGAAGACTTGTCAATGTCGATTTGGAGAGAGAAGATGAATGTGGGATTTGCTTGGAGCCTTGCACCAAAATGGTCTTGCCTAATTGCTGTCATGCAATGTGCATCAAATGCTATCGCAATTG GAACACAAAGTCGGAGTCCTGCCCTTTTTGTCGTGGTAGCTTAAAGAGAGTCAATTCAGAAGACTTATGGGTGCTTACTTGCAATGATGATGTTGTTGATGCTGAAACGGTTTCCAAGGAGGACCTATTGCATTTCTACCTCTATGTCAACAGCCTCCCAAAAGATTACCCCGATACCCTTTTCTTAGTGTATTATGAATACTTGATTTGA
- the LOC132177696 gene encoding E3 ubiquitin-protein ligase AIRP2-like isoform X2, producing the protein MKLVYNHLAPLFLFLLQWMDCSCTCLLPRYLSFFHILVYKVYTDGRPNISTHGRKATIKDFYAVILPSLQRLHGSLEESKAAKEWNQGMESSGRNRLEGDRRLVNVDLEREDECGICLEPCTKMVLPNCCHAMCIKCYRNWNTKSESCPFCRGSLKRVNSEDLWVLTCNDDVVDAETVSKEDLLHFYLYVNSLPKDYPDTLFLVYYEYLI; encoded by the exons ATGAAATTGGTGTACAATCACTTGGCACCCCTCTTTCTGTTTTTGCTACAATGGATGGATTGTTCTTGCACATGTCTGCTCCCCAGATATCTAAGCTTCTTCCACATACTAGTATACAAG GTATATACAGATGGCAGACCAAATATATCCACGCACGGGAGGAAGGCAACAATTAAGGACTTTTATG CTGTTATATTACCATCTCTTCAACGACTCCATGGCAGCTTGGAAGAGTCAAAAGCTGCTAAAGAATGGAATCAAGGCATGGAAAGTTCTGGCAGGAATAGGCTGGAAGGAGATAGAAGACTTGTCAATGTCGATTTGGAGAGAGAAGATGAATGTGGGATTTGCTTGGAGCCTTGCACCAAAATGGTCTTGCCTAATTGCTGTCATGCAATGTGCATCAAATGCTATCGCAATTG GAACACAAAGTCGGAGTCCTGCCCTTTTTGTCGTGGTAGCTTAAAGAGAGTCAATTCAGAAGACTTATGGGTGCTTACTTGCAATGATGATGTTGTTGATGCTGAAACGGTTTCCAAGGAGGACCTATTGCATTTCTACCTCTATGTCAACAGCCTCCCAAAAGATTACCCCGATACCCTTTTCTTAGTGTATTATGAATACTTGATTTGA